A portion of the Polaribacter cellanae genome contains these proteins:
- a CDS encoding glycosyltransferase gives MKLLFSIIIPVYNRPQEIDELLESLTKQDFSDDFEVVIIEDGSDNSSKAIVEKYKNQLDLNYFFKENSGAGASRNFGMEKATGNYFIILDSDVLVPPQYLLEVKKALEANFTDAFGGPDAAHKSFTSLQKAINYSMTSVLTTGGIRGKKKGIGKFQPRSFNLGLSKKAFEKTNGFSKMKNGEDIDLTFRLWENGFETQLIDKAFVYHKRRSTIKQFYKQTFGFGTARPILTKKYPETAKITYWFPSVFILGFDVSILLAFFGYFQLLYFYGFYFLLIFLDSLLQNKNSKVAFLSIITSFTQFLGYGFGFLESKFFAKK, from the coding sequence TTGAAACTACTTTTTAGTATCATAATTCCAGTTTACAATCGTCCACAAGAAATAGACGAGTTATTAGAAAGTCTTACAAAACAAGATTTTTCTGATGATTTCGAGGTGGTAATTATTGAAGATGGTTCCGATAATTCTTCAAAAGCAATTGTAGAAAAATATAAAAATCAACTTGATTTAAACTATTTTTTCAAAGAAAATAGTGGAGCAGGAGCCAGCCGAAATTTCGGGATGGAAAAAGCCACAGGAAACTATTTTATTATTTTAGATTCAGATGTTCTTGTTCCACCTCAATATTTATTGGAAGTAAAAAAAGCATTAGAAGCTAATTTTACAGATGCTTTTGGTGGGCCAGATGCTGCTCATAAAAGTTTTACTTCTTTACAAAAAGCCATTAATTATTCCATGACTTCGGTTTTAACCACAGGAGGAATTCGTGGAAAGAAAAAAGGCATTGGAAAATTTCAACCCAGAAGCTTCAACTTAGGTTTGTCTAAAAAAGCATTTGAAAAAACTAACGGTTTCTCTAAAATGAAAAATGGAGAAGATATCGATTTAACCTTTCGTTTATGGGAAAACGGATTCGAAACGCAGTTAATAGACAAAGCATTTGTATATCACAAACGCAGAAGTACCATAAAACAATTTTACAAACAGACTTTTGGTTTTGGAACAGCAAGACCCATTTTAACTAAAAAATATCCAGAAACTGCTAAAATTACGTATTGGTTTCCAAGTGTATTTATTTTAGGTTTCGATGTAAGTATTTTATTGGCTTTTTTCGGATATTTTCAATTACTATATTTTTACGGATTTTATTTTTTATTGATTTTCTTAGATTCTTTACTTCAAAATAAAAATAGTAAGGTTGCTTTTTTGAGTATTATTACTTCTTTTACTCAGTTTTTGGGTTATGGATTTGGGTTTTTGGAATCAAAATTTTTTGCCAAAAAGTAA
- a CDS encoding copper homeostasis protein CutC, with the protein MLLEICANSYQSALNAEKSGAHRIELCSELSVGGITPSYGLLKEVAAKITIPVNVLIRPRSGNFYYSNAEFEQIKQDILICKKLGFHGIVSGILNADNSIDIKRTAKIIELSKPLSFTFHRAFDCVTNPQESLKRLMDLKVDRILTSGLQEKAINGIHLLIELQKLAKENIIILPGSGINAENAPTFKEAGFMEIHTSASKITNSEKSIFFGSVAQTESNIEEIQSILKVIQ; encoded by the coding sequence ATGCTTTTAGAAATTTGCGCTAATTCTTATCAATCTGCTTTAAATGCTGAAAAATCTGGAGCTCATAGAATTGAATTATGCTCAGAATTATCTGTTGGCGGCATTACACCTTCTTATGGTTTACTAAAAGAAGTGGCAGCAAAAATTACGATTCCTGTAAATGTTTTAATTCGTCCAAGAAGTGGTAATTTTTATTATTCTAATGCGGAATTTGAACAAATAAAACAAGATATTTTAATTTGTAAAAAATTAGGATTTCATGGAATTGTTTCTGGAATTTTAAATGCGGATAATTCCATCGATATTAAAAGAACTGCAAAAATTATTGAACTTTCCAAACCACTTTCCTTTACCTTTCACAGAGCTTTCGACTGTGTTACAAACCCACAAGAATCCTTAAAAAGATTAATGGATTTAAAAGTAGATAGAATTTTAACTTCTGGTTTGCAGGAAAAAGCAATCAACGGAATTCATTTACTAATTGAACTACAAAAACTAGCCAAAGAAAATATAATTATTCTACCTGGAAGTGGCATAAATGCTGAGAATGCTCCTACTTTTAAGGAAGCTGGTTTTATGGAAATCCATACTTCTGCTTCTAAAATTACAAATTCTGAAAAAAGTATATTTTTTGGAAGTGTTGCTCAAACAGAATCTAATATTGAAGAAATACAAAGTATTTTAAAAGTGATTCAATAG
- a CDS encoding beta-N-acetylhexosaminidase: MKISHYFLVLFIAILSSCNNQIKKPIEPNIIPIPLSQKIQEGVFILDSSTSIITDNQLKNVSDFFTSFLKDSYNLNLSDKKEKNSIQFKIDASIKNEEGYTLKVEKNIVSIAAKTAKGAFYGVQSFIQLLPVKSASKQIAVQCLDIKDEPRFVYRGMHLDVGRHFFSVDFIKKYINIMSMLKMNTFHWHLTEDQGWRIEIKKYPKLQEIAAFRKETLIGSYANKPHKFDGKKYGGFYTQEEIKEVVKYATERQVTVIPEIEMPGHSQAAIAAYPELGCTGKQVEVATKWGVFDEVYCPNEKTFQFLEDVIDEIIPLFPGKYIHIGGDEAPKTRWKNCDYCQKLIKKEGLKDEHELQSYFITRMEKYINSKGKQIIGWDEILEGGLAPNATVMSWRGIAGAIKAAKEKHDVILTPNTHCYFDHYQSKNPNEPLAIGGFLPLRKVYNFNPIPEELTKEEEKYVLGAQGNLWTEYIPTEDQAEYMAFPRAIALAEVVWSSKENRNYNNFVKRLAFFNERLDAMDVNYANHLYEIKGTLHSDVNKISYQLEAPSQGKVIRFTTDGSEPDKNSKIYSEEILITKNTEIKAATFNAEGKKLSSVFTKKIQPHKAVGQKVSLNVNPHRSYNEGGIKALTNGIYGSDKSYEDKEWLGFNGDDVEVTIEFDKPTEINSISTRFHNGNSQWIYAPKEVTIKLELENGKVVLSKNKLADRETTLIDLKFNFAELNTDKQKVKSLKLTIPNYGIIPKGNPGEGNKAWTFIDEIIVK; this comes from the coding sequence ATGAAAATTAGCCATTACTTTCTCGTACTTTTTATTGCAATTTTATCGAGTTGCAACAACCAAATTAAAAAACCAATTGAACCGAATATTATTCCAATACCTTTGAGCCAGAAGATTCAGGAAGGTGTTTTTATATTAGATAGTAGTACTTCAATTATTACTGATAATCAATTGAAAAACGTTTCGGACTTTTTTACATCTTTTCTAAAAGACTCTTACAATTTGAATCTTTCCGATAAAAAAGAGAAAAATTCTATTCAATTTAAAATAGATGCTTCTATTAAAAATGAGGAAGGTTATACTTTAAAAGTTGAGAAAAACATTGTTTCAATTGCTGCAAAAACAGCGAAAGGAGCTTTTTATGGAGTACAAAGTTTTATACAATTATTGCCTGTAAAATCTGCATCCAAGCAAATTGCAGTTCAATGTTTAGACATTAAAGACGAGCCAAGATTTGTGTATCGAGGAATGCACTTAGATGTTGGACGTCATTTTTTCTCTGTCGATTTTATTAAAAAATACATCAATATAATGTCAATGTTAAAAATGAACACCTTTCACTGGCATTTAACAGAAGACCAAGGCTGGCGAATTGAAATTAAAAAATACCCGAAATTACAAGAAATTGCTGCTTTTAGAAAAGAAACTTTAATTGGTAGTTATGCAAACAAACCGCACAAATTCGATGGAAAAAAATATGGTGGTTTTTACACGCAAGAAGAAATAAAAGAGGTGGTAAAATATGCTACAGAAAGACAAGTAACAGTCATTCCAGAAATTGAAATGCCTGGACATTCGCAAGCAGCAATTGCAGCATATCCAGAGTTGGGTTGTACAGGAAAACAAGTAGAAGTTGCTACAAAATGGGGCGTATTTGATGAAGTTTATTGCCCTAATGAAAAAACTTTTCAATTTTTAGAAGATGTTATAGATGAAATAATTCCACTTTTTCCAGGAAAATACATTCATATTGGTGGAGATGAAGCACCTAAAACTCGTTGGAAAAACTGTGACTATTGTCAAAAATTAATTAAAAAAGAAGGTTTAAAAGACGAGCACGAATTGCAGAGTTATTTTATTACCAGAATGGAAAAATACATCAACTCTAAAGGAAAACAAATTATTGGTTGGGACGAGATTTTAGAAGGTGGTTTGGCGCCAAATGCAACTGTAATGTCTTGGAGAGGAATTGCTGGCGCAATTAAAGCCGCAAAAGAAAAACACGATGTAATTTTAACACCAAATACACACTGTTATTTCGACCATTATCAATCTAAAAACCCTAACGAACCTTTGGCTATTGGCGGTTTTCTTCCTTTGAGAAAAGTTTATAATTTTAACCCGATTCCAGAAGAATTAACTAAAGAAGAAGAAAAATATGTGTTGGGAGCTCAAGGAAATTTATGGACAGAATACATCCCTACAGAAGACCAAGCAGAATATATGGCGTTTCCAAGAGCAATTGCTTTGGCTGAAGTGGTTTGGTCTTCAAAAGAAAACAGAAATTACAACAATTTTGTAAAAAGATTAGCCTTTTTTAATGAGAGATTAGATGCTATGGATGTAAATTATGCCAATCATTTATATGAAATTAAAGGAACTTTGCATAGTGATGTAAATAAAATTAGCTATCAATTAGAAGCACCCTCTCAAGGAAAAGTAATTCGTTTTACAACAGATGGTTCTGAACCCGATAAAAATTCTAAAATATATTCTGAAGAAATTTTAATTACAAAAAACACCGAAATAAAAGCTGCTACATTTAATGCCGAAGGTAAAAAACTAAGCAGTGTTTTTACGAAAAAAATACAACCACACAAAGCTGTTGGACAAAAAGTTTCTCTAAATGTAAACCCACACAGGTCTTATAACGAAGGTGGAATAAAAGCATTAACAAACGGAATTTATGGGAGTGATAAAAGTTATGAGGATAAAGAATGGTTAGGTTTTAATGGAGATGATGTAGAAGTAACCATCGAGTTCGATAAGCCAACAGAAATTAACTCGATTTCTACGAGATTCCATAATGGAAATTCGCAATGGATTTATGCACCAAAAGAAGTTACTATAAAACTTGAGTTAGAAAATGGAAAAGTAGTTTTATCAAAAAATAAACTAGCAGATAGAGAAACTACTTTAATAGATTTAAAATTTAATTTCGCTGAATTAAATACTGATAAACAAAAAGTAAAATCCCTAAAATTAACAATTCCAAATTACGGAATTATACCAAAAGGGAATCCTGGAGAAGGAAATAAAGCTTGGACGTTTATTGACGAAATTATTGTAAAGTAA
- a CDS encoding peptidase domain-containing ABC transporter, whose protein sequence is MAKINIKQHDITDCGAACLASISAHFNLQIPIARIRQYAGTDKKGTNVLGLIEAAEKLGFEAKGVRGELDSLFKIPKPAIAHLIVKEQLHHYVVIYEVTKEYIKIMDPGDGKIHKKTHQEFLKEWTGVLVLLLPKEEFTPANEKVSVLKRFWFLLKPHKFVLLQALIGAVIYTLLGFSTSIYIQKITDYVLVGGNTKLLNLLSVIMLLLLVLQIIIGVFKDVFLIKSGQQIDARLILGYYKHLLKLPQQFFDTMRVGEIISRINDAVKIRAFINDVSLSLTVNILILFFSFGIMFMYYWKLALIMLLVIPLYLVVYFIINKLNKKTERKIMERSAELESQLVESLNSVGTIKRFGLESFANIKTETRFINLLHIGYKSALNSIFSGTSTTFIAQLFTIILLWSGSYFVIAREITPGELLSFYAIIGYFMNPVASLIGANKQIQNALIAADRLFEIMDLEREENTEKVVLKKEKINDIEFKNVAFRYGTRVQVFTDFNLKIKKGNITAIVGESGSGKSTLISLLQNLYPLQRGQITIGDLDLKYVQLESLRELVSVVPQKIDLFAGNVIDNIAVGDFSPNMELIIDICKSIGILEFIESLPNGFNTYLGENGATLSGGQKQRIAIARALYKQPEVLVLDEATSSLDSTSENYIQKAIERLRLQNKTIIIIAHRLSTVINADEIVVLQKGEVLQQGNHKELYAKKGNYYNLWQQQMPKFS, encoded by the coding sequence ATGGCAAAAATTAACATAAAACAACACGACATTACAGATTGTGGGGCAGCTTGTTTGGCTTCCATTTCAGCACATTTTAATTTACAAATACCCATTGCACGTATTCGCCAATATGCAGGCACAGATAAAAAAGGAACCAATGTTTTAGGTTTAATAGAAGCCGCAGAAAAATTGGGTTTCGAGGCAAAAGGTGTTCGAGGCGAATTAGACAGCTTATTTAAAATACCAAAACCTGCTATAGCACATCTTATTGTAAAAGAACAATTGCACCATTATGTGGTTATTTATGAAGTAACCAAAGAATACATTAAAATTATGGATCCAGGAGATGGAAAAATCCATAAAAAGACACACCAAGAGTTTCTAAAAGAGTGGACAGGTGTTTTAGTCTTACTATTACCAAAAGAAGAATTTACACCAGCAAACGAAAAAGTATCCGTTTTAAAACGTTTTTGGTTCTTATTAAAGCCTCATAAATTTGTGTTATTGCAAGCTTTAATAGGTGCAGTCATTTATACGTTACTAGGTTTTTCTACCTCAATTTATATACAAAAAATTACAGATTATGTTTTAGTAGGTGGTAATACAAAACTGTTAAACCTATTAAGCGTTATAATGCTTTTATTATTGGTTTTACAAATTATAATAGGTGTTTTTAAAGATGTCTTTTTAATTAAATCGGGTCAACAAATAGATGCGCGTTTAATTTTAGGGTATTACAAACATTTACTAAAATTACCACAGCAATTTTTTGACACGATGCGTGTAGGAGAAATAATTTCTCGTATAAATGATGCTGTTAAAATTAGAGCCTTTATAAATGATGTATCTTTAAGTTTAACAGTAAACATACTCATTCTGTTTTTCTCTTTTGGTATTATGTTTATGTATTACTGGAAATTGGCTTTAATTATGTTATTGGTTATTCCGTTGTATTTGGTAGTTTATTTCATTATAAACAAACTCAACAAAAAAACAGAGCGTAAAATAATGGAGCGTTCAGCAGAATTAGAAAGTCAGTTAGTAGAATCTTTAAATTCGGTAGGTACAATAAAACGTTTTGGTTTAGAGAGTTTTGCAAATATCAAAACAGAAACACGTTTTATTAATTTATTACATATTGGTTATAAATCAGCTTTAAATTCCATTTTTTCTGGAACTTCCACTACTTTTATTGCACAATTATTTACAATCATACTTTTATGGAGTGGCTCTTATTTTGTTATTGCAAGAGAAATTACACCAGGAGAATTACTCTCTTTTTATGCCATAATTGGTTATTTTATGAATCCTGTTGCCAGTTTAATTGGCGCAAACAAGCAAATACAAAATGCGCTAATTGCAGCAGATCGTTTGTTTGAAATTATGGATTTAGAGAGAGAAGAAAACACGGAAAAGGTAGTATTGAAAAAAGAGAAGATTAACGACATCGAATTTAAAAACGTAGCTTTTAGATATGGTACAAGAGTACAAGTTTTTACAGATTTCAATCTAAAAATAAAAAAAGGAAATATTACAGCCATTGTTGGCGAAAGTGGCTCAGGTAAATCAACTTTAATTTCTTTACTTCAAAATTTATATCCATTACAGAGAGGGCAAATTACTATTGGAGATTTAGATTTAAAATATGTACAATTGGAAAGTTTACGAGAATTAGTAAGTGTTGTACCTCAAAAAATAGATTTATTTGCTGGGAATGTAATCGACAACATTGCTGTTGGTGACTTCTCCCCAAATATGGAGTTGATTATAGATATATGCAAATCGATTGGTATTTTAGAATTTATAGAAAGTTTACCCAATGGATTTAATACGTATTTAGGAGAAAATGGTGCAACACTTTCTGGAGGTCAAAAACAACGAATTGCGATTGCAAGAGCTTTGTATAAACAACCAGAAGTGTTGGTTTTAGACGAAGCAACCTCTTCTTTAGATTCAACGTCAGAAAATTATATTCAAAAAGCAATAGAAAGATTACGTTTACAAAATAAAACGATTATAATTATTGCACACAGATTAAGCACCGTTATAAATGCAGATGAAATTGTTGTTTTACAAAAAGGAGAAGTATTACAACAAGGAAATCATAAAGAATTGTATGCGAAAAAAGGAAATTATTACAATTTATGGCAACAACAAATGCCAAAGTTTAGTTGA
- a CDS encoding enoyl-ACP reductase FabI, giving the protein MYNLLKGKKGIIFGALNEHSIAWKVAERAHEEGAEFVLTNAPIAMRMGELNALAKKTGSQIIAADATSVEDLENLVAKSMEILGGKIDFVLHSIGMSVNVRKGKHYTDPKYDFTTKGWDVSAVSFHKTMNVLYNKNAMNEWGSIVALTYMAAQRVFPDYNDMADNKAYLESIARSFGYFFGRDHKVRVNTISQSPTPTTAGSGVKGFDGFIAYAEKMSPLGNATAADCADYTISLFSDLTKKVTLQNLFHDGGFSNMGVSDAVMEKFE; this is encoded by the coding sequence ATGTACAACTTACTAAAAGGAAAAAAAGGAATTATTTTTGGAGCATTAAACGAACATTCCATCGCTTGGAAAGTTGCAGAAAGAGCACATGAAGAAGGAGCAGAATTTGTGTTAACAAACGCACCAATTGCAATGCGAATGGGCGAATTGAATGCTTTGGCAAAAAAAACAGGTTCGCAAATTATTGCTGCAGATGCAACTTCAGTAGAAGATTTAGAGAACTTGGTCGCAAAATCTATGGAAATTTTAGGCGGAAAAATAGATTTCGTTTTACATTCCATAGGAATGTCTGTAAATGTAAGAAAAGGCAAACACTACACCGATCCAAAATACGATTTCACCACAAAAGGTTGGGACGTTTCTGCGGTTTCTTTCCACAAAACAATGAATGTTTTATACAACAAAAACGCCATGAACGAATGGGGAAGCATTGTCGCTTTAACATACATGGCTGCACAAAGAGTTTTTCCAGATTATAATGATATGGCAGATAATAAAGCCTATTTAGAGTCCATTGCACGTAGTTTTGGGTACTTCTTTGGGCGCGACCATAAAGTGCGAGTAAACACCATTTCTCAATCGCCAACTCCAACCACTGCAGGTAGTGGTGTAAAAGGTTTCGACGGTTTTATTGCCTATGCAGAAAAGATGAGTCCGTTAGGAAATGCAACTGCTGCAGATTGTGCAGATTACACGATTTCTCTATTTTCCGATTTAACAAAAAAAGTAACTTTGCAGAACTTATTTCACGATGGAGGTTTCTCTAATATGGGCGTAAGTGATGCTGTTATGGAAAAATTCGAGTAG
- the recN gene encoding DNA repair protein RecN: MLTQLSINNYALIDSLSINFSSGLSIITGETGAGKSILLGALGLVLGNRADLSSLKDTSQKCIVEAKMAIANYNLEDFFKEVDLDFEAETIIRREILPSGKSRAFVNDTPVTLSVLNELKNKLIDVHSQHQTMELSDNAFQFSIIDALAKNKNKIDSYKRGFLQLQQLEKELKELEHIQKEANKQYDYNLHLFKELEEANLKVDEQEDLEERLEKLNNIEDIKINLSEALEISLNEEIGIQNLLNSLENRVSKIASFSKEYQQLAERITSVKIEIDDIVTELEDANENVDFNPNEAEEINDRLQLIYNLQKKHTVNSIQELLVVFEKLSEKVQQVESAEDTINKKKQEIHSVSEKLDKVADLITKSRTTAIPKLTKELESLLADLGMQNARFSIKVKPTIVYFSNGKDNLEFLFSANKGGNFGELKKVASGGELSRIMLSVKKVLSENIHLPTIIFDEIDTGVSGEVSNKIAAIMQQMSNHMQVVAITHLPQIAAKGNNHYKVYKKEVKGVTTTNLKQLSNEERIVEIAEMLSGKEISESALTHAKELLN; this comes from the coding sequence TTGCTAACACAACTTTCCATAAACAACTACGCATTAATCGACTCGTTATCAATTAATTTCTCTTCGGGTTTATCCATTATAACTGGAGAAACTGGCGCAGGAAAATCGATACTTTTAGGTGCTTTAGGCTTGGTTTTAGGAAACAGAGCAGATTTGTCTTCCTTAAAAGATACTTCACAAAAATGTATTGTGGAAGCTAAAATGGCAATTGCGAATTATAATTTAGAAGATTTTTTTAAAGAAGTCGATTTAGATTTCGAAGCAGAAACCATTATTAGAAGAGAAATTTTGCCTTCAGGGAAATCGCGTGCTTTTGTAAATGACACACCTGTTACGCTTTCAGTTTTAAACGAATTAAAAAATAAATTAATTGATGTGCATTCGCAACATCAAACCATGGAATTGTCCGACAATGCCTTTCAATTTTCTATTATTGATGCATTGGCGAAAAACAAAAATAAAATAGATTCTTACAAAAGAGGTTTTTTACAATTACAGCAGTTAGAAAAAGAACTAAAGGAATTAGAGCACATTCAAAAAGAAGCAAATAAGCAATACGATTATAATTTGCACTTGTTTAAAGAATTAGAAGAAGCTAATTTAAAAGTTGATGAGCAAGAAGATTTAGAAGAGCGATTAGAGAAATTAAATAATATAGAAGATATAAAAATAAATTTATCTGAAGCATTAGAAATTTCTTTAAATGAAGAAATTGGAATTCAGAATTTGCTAAATTCCTTAGAAAATAGAGTGTCTAAAATTGCTTCTTTTTCAAAAGAATACCAACAATTAGCAGAAAGAATAACATCCGTAAAAATAGAAATAGACGATATTGTTACAGAGTTAGAAGATGCGAATGAAAATGTAGATTTTAACCCCAATGAAGCAGAAGAAATTAATGATAGATTGCAGTTAATTTACAATTTACAGAAAAAACATACTGTAAATTCAATTCAAGAATTATTAGTCGTTTTCGAGAAATTATCCGAAAAAGTACAACAAGTTGAATCTGCAGAAGATACCATCAACAAGAAAAAACAGGAAATTCATTCCGTTTCAGAAAAATTAGATAAAGTTGCCGATTTAATTACAAAATCAAGAACAACTGCAATTCCTAAATTAACCAAAGAATTAGAAAGCTTATTGGCAGATTTAGGTATGCAAAATGCTCGTTTTTCCATAAAAGTAAAACCGACAATCGTTTATTTTTCAAACGGAAAAGATAATTTAGAATTTTTATTTTCAGCAAACAAAGGCGGTAATTTTGGAGAATTGAAAAAAGTTGCTTCAGGAGGAGAATTGTCGAGAATAATGCTGTCTGTAAAGAAAGTATTATCAGAAAACATACATTTGCCAACCATTATTTTCGATGAAATAGATACAGGAGTCTCAGGAGAGGTTTCCAACAAAATTGCAGCAATAATGCAACAAATGAGCAACCACATGCAAGTTGTTGCCATTACACATTTACCACAAATCGCAGCAAAAGGTAACAACCATTATAAAGTTTATAAAAAAGAAGTAAAAGGCGTTACAACCACAAATTTAAAACAACTTTCAAACGAAGAAAGAATTGTGGAAATTGCAGAAATGTTAAGCGGAAAAGAGATTTCAGAATCTGCTTTAACACATGCGAAGGAATTATTAAACTAA